The following nucleotide sequence is from Roseivirga sp. BDSF3-8.
TGATTTTTCAGCGACTTTGCTGCCTGCTCCCTCACTACCGGTAAGCGTAGCCGCTTTTACTTTCGGGTTTTCCAGGATGCGTGACACTTTACTTCCGCTGACCAGCAGGGTGGTAAAGCACCCTTCGGGAAATCCGGCCTTGCGGAATATCTCCTCGAGTGCGAGTGCACATCCGGGTACTACGGAGCTATGCTTCAGTATCCCTACATTACCTGCCATAAGGGCGGGTGCGGCAAAGCGGATGACCTGCCAGTAGGGGAAGTTCCAGGGCATGATGGCCAGCACCACACCCATTGGGTCGTACGCTATATAGGCCTCTCCTTCTTCTACCGGCAGCTTTTCATCGGCCAGGAATTTTTCGGCATTGTCTGCATAATAGTCACAGGCCAGGGCACATTTATCCATCTCAGCTTCTGCTTCGCGCTTATGTTTCCCCATTTCGGCGGTCATAAGGCCGGCATAGTGGGCCTTATTCTGTCGTATCTCCTCTGCCGCAGCTTTCATCAGGCGGCTTCTCTCCTCAAAGGTGGTCAGCTTCCAGGCAAGGTAGGCACTATGTGCGCGGCCGATGGCCTCATCTACCTCATGGTCGGTGTGCTCATTATATGTATTATGTATCTTTCCTGAGTAAGGACTTTTGGATTGTATAGGCATAGTTTTCGGGGTTATCGATCTCATTGTAGGCCAGGCCGGCTGCGGTAAGGCTAAGTACGGGGGCTATGAGCACGCCTATTACAGGCACGAACATCATGAGATTAAACATGACGCCATTACCCAGTACCAGACCGTAGTGCCTGTTGATTGACCTCCTGCTCTCCTTGGAACCGAGACCGATGAATTCATTGCGGTAATCCAACATCGAGAAACCGATGAAATAACTCTCTACAATAAAAATGACCGGTGGCACAAACGGGGCAAGCAGAGGCACTACCCAGCCGACGAGTACTAACAGGATGGTTAACCCTATCTCTATGATAAAGTTTATCAACGCAATGGCTATACCGCGCCTTGTGTCGCGCCAAAGGGTGGGCCAGCTAAAGGGCTTATAGTATCCGGTAAGCCGCTCCTGTATTTCCTCGCTAAGAAAGGCCAGTACGGGCGCCATGACCGTAAGCACGAGGTAACGGTATACCTTGAAGCATATGAGCACAAACACTACTCGTATAAGAAAAAGTAATATCACCTGCAGGGCACTACGCCATCCGGTTTCCTCTGCCTCCCAGCCGGTAAGGGCCGTGAGGTAATCTGTGAGATCCGTGGCAAAATATAAAGCCAGCCAAATGGTAACTGAAAAAAGAACCAGATTACACAAAGCGGTACCCCATAGCCAGGGCATAAGCCCGTGTTCTTTTAAAAACCTCCAGGCGGCAGGATATTTTCTGAATCCTACCCAAAACTGACTTAGTACATTCATTATGATCCGGGTGTAGTGATTTGATTGTAAAATAGAACGAAACGGCTTATTAGTGACTGAAATATCATAAAAGAAACCGGCAAAATATGAAGATGAAGGGCGGATAAATGGACAAAAATGGTGTATAGCACTTCATTTTCAGGTCAAATACTTCCTGCTATTTTTCTGGACAGTTAGTTTAATATCATTTACCCTAATCACTTACTATCAGCATTTTATACACCTGACCCCACCCTAGCTGGCGCCCCGTAAACCTGCACAAAATACCGTAAAAGTTACACTGCTGAGATTAGATACACTTACCATGGGTATGAGGTGTAAAGCCTCCATACCTTAGTGATATGAAAATTTTACTTTCGTTGCTACTCTCTGTGACTCTGGTCGCTGGCGCCTTTGCCAAAGAAACAGTTAACGGCAAGGTAATGGAAGTGCGTGAAGGCGACCATTTGGTGATAAGTGTGGGGGACGGCGTCATGGTCAATGTACGCCTGGATGAAATAGACTGCCCTGAACAAGGACAGCCTTTTTTTGATGATGCAAAACGCTTTACTGAAAAGCTGACGCTGGGGAAGGATGTGTCTGTGGAGGTATCTGAAAAGAAAGCCAACGGCACCCTTATCGGAATAGTCAGCCTGGTAAAAAAAGAGCAGGTACTAAATTATGAGCTGGTAGAGGCCGGTTATGCATGGCATATGCAGCAGGGACTTACCTATACGGAGCATACTGATTCTTTGCTGGACCTTATGGACAAGGCACAGGAAAAAGGTAAAGGATTGTGGAAAGAAGGAAACCCGGTAGCCCCATGGGCCTACAGACAGCGCCAGAATATGTACGAAGCTAAAAGTTCTATGGACTGAGCTAACAATTAGCAGATTCAGTCAATCAAACATAGAAATCGCTATTCCAAACTGAATATCGTTTAGCGAACGATAAATTCGCGAAGCTATATATACTGACAGTAACACAATGAAATGCCCGGATTTTATCCGGGTTTTTTCTTTTAATGGGCGTAGATCATTTTCACGGTCATTCCCCCGTCAATCACGAAATTCTGCCCGGTGACAAAGCCCGAGGCTTCATTATCACATAAGTATAAGGCAGCCTTGGCGATATCTTCCGGTTCCCCTACCCTGCCCACTGGGTGCTGCTCTTTATCCACCTCCCTGTGGTTCACCTCTTCTTTTTCAGAAGGCTTCTGCCAGTCGCGCACTTCTATCCATCCGGGACTAATGGCATTGACTCTTACCTTATGCTGCAGGCTTATGGCCAGGGCGTGTGTAAGGGAGGCTATCCCGCCTTTGCTGGCTGCGTAGGCTTCCGAGCCAGGCTCAGACATGAGGTGCCGGGTGCTGCACATATTCAGGATGACCCCCTTACGCTCTTTCAGATCCGGAGCCGCATATTTGCTACACATAAAAGCTCCCCGCAGGTTTACAGCCAGTACACGGTCAAATTCGGCCACCTCTATCTCTTCCAGTGGCTTAAATTCACTCAGGCCGGCATTATTTATCAGCACATCAATAGCGCCATAGCGTGCACGGGTCATTTCCAGCATCTCCTGCACGGAGCCTTCACTGCCCACGTCTGTCTTGATGAAAAATGCCTCGCCGTTCTCTTCCTTAACCAGGCGCTCACAATCGCGGCCGGCTTCCTCGTCCGCTTCAGCGATGATAACATTGCCGCCCGCCCGGGCAAATGCCTGTACCAGTCCACGGCCAATTCCCTGGCCGCCACCGGTGACTATAATGGTTTTATTCTGATAGTGATACATGCGAAGGTAACCTCCGCCGCAGAGGAAGGTTTGGCCCTACAGGGCCAGCATAAGGAGTATATTCACTACTGCCATGAGGCCGCCGAATAAAAGCGAGCAGCGGATACCTTGTGCTGAAAAGCCTGCCACGGCCAAATGGATATAACGGACTATCAGCCCATCTATAAGGAGAATGGACAGCCCTACCAGCAGGTAGGGAAGGGGGAAGCCCAGCATGTTGAGAAGGGGAACCAGCGCGGCGTTGATCAGGGCAATAACAAGCGCCACCAGGAAGTTATCCCCAAACTCACGGATGCGTATACTGTCGATAATGGCAATGATGACCATACCGGCCACCAGATTACCCATAATTTTCAATAGAGCCTCCCACATAGGCGTCAGGGGTTTTCGTCTGATTCAAGATAGCGATCAATGGTTTCTTTCCATTCGGTCTTAGCCATATTTTCCAGCATTACCAGGTTTATCTTTTCCCTGAGGGGGCTACCCTGGGGCAGGGCAATGCCGTAATAAAACTTGTTAAAGACCTGGGGCAACACCTGAAGCTCTTCACTCTTTTTTTCTTTAAGAATGTACTTCAGTACCGGTGCATCATACACGACGGCGTCTATTTCTCCGCTCTCCAGTGCATCCACTGCTTCCACTACATTATCGTATCGGCGGTAGTTTATCTCACGCTTCTGCAGGTAAGCGGCGCTACTGGTGCTGGCCACACTGCCTACCTCTACATTATCGAGGTCCTCAGGGCCATCTACCAAGTGATTCATCTGGTTTATGGTCAGCGAGGAAGCTATGGCGGCCGTAAAGCTGGAAATTATAATCAGGGCCATGAACATCCATACCAGGGCCACTATCCGGCCACCAGTGGTAACGGGTGCCTTATCTCCGTACCCGACCGTGGTCATGGTAACAGCCGACCACCAAAGGCCTTGCGCTATTCCTTTTACCGGCGAACCACCAAATTGTTCACGGTTGGACCGGCGCTCAAAAAGCCACACCAGCAGGCCAAACACCAGTAGGACAAGGAGTAAGGCGCCTACTGCCTTAAAAAAGTCAAGGTTAAAAAAAGCCATAAAAGATTCTATCAGGCTCTTTTCACGCGAGCGGGTGGCTATCCCAAGGCCGGTTTGGTAGTAAGGAAAACTGAAATCAATTACACGCTCCCGGTCTTCGGTAATGGTGATAGCCGCTACGGCGGCGTCTAACTCTCCTGATTCGACCTTTTCGATAAGGGTAGGGAGATCGTACTCTTTGAATGTATAGGTGACCCCCATATGCCGCGCGATATTACGCCAGAGGTCGATGCTCATGCCTTGCCAGTCGCCCTCCTTGCGCATGACAAAGGGGGCTACCTCCTTGGTGCCAATAACTAACTCTCTGTTTAGCAAGGTACTATCCTGCTCTTCCTGGGCAAAAGACAGTGCAGGCACCAGGGCAATAAACATAAATAGGGCTAAGGGTAAAACGTAACGTAGCTGCATAAAATGAAATTATGCCGGATAAAGTGGGTAATTTTTGTGAGATTTGAAAGCCAGTACGCTTTGAGCAATCACACGATATGAAAATAGGCCTGTTATCTGACACCCATAGTTACCTGGACGATAAGATATTCGAATACTTTGACGCATGCGATGAAATATGGCACGGGGGTGACATAGGCAATGTGGAGGTGGCTGACAGGCTGGAAGCTTTTAAACCCCTGAGGGCCGTATGGGGAAACGTGGACGGCCACGACCTCCGGGCCAGATACCCGGAACATATGCGCTGGGAATGTGAAGGGAAGAAGATATACATGACGCACATCGGAGGCAAACCACCAACGTACAACCCTGACGTTCGCCACCGTATGAACGGTAATATGCCGGATATCTTTATTTGTGGGCACTCCCATATACTGCGCGTGATGAAAGACCCCAAACGGCCGGGCCTGCTCTACCTGAATCCCGGCGCCGCCGGTAAACATGGCTTTCATAAGGTAAAGACCATGCTCCGCTTTGACATTGAAGGCGGTAAGATCTTTAACATGGAGGTGATAGAGCTGGGCAAGAGGGGGACGCTGGTTTGATCTGGCTCCTTGTCTTATTTACCTGAAAAAGGGTACTCCCACTCAGTCCGCACCCTTTACCATTCGGAGTGAAATACTGCCCGGTGGGGCACCTTAATTATTTATAGAGGAGGCTGTGCTGCACTTTTGATGCATACTCAGACGCACAGACCAATGAAATCACTCTACCTATCCCTGCTTCTCTTACTTTTTGCGGCATCGACGACGCTGGCACAAAGCCTGGTGGCAGGCACTATTACCGATACTAAAGGCGAATCGCTGCCCGGCGCCAGTGTATACCTCCAGGGCACCTATGATGGCGCTTCTACCGATAGCCTCGGCACCTTTGGCTTTCAAACCTCCGAAGAGGGCGAGCTGACACTTATTATCAGCAGCATAGGCTACCATGGAGAAGGCCAGTCACTTACTTTGCCCGGCAACCACGAAAATCTGCGCATCAGCCTGAAGGAGGACATCTCCCAAATGGAGGAGGTAGTGATCACGGCAGGCGCCTACCAGGCTACTGATGAGAGCCGTGCGGTGGCCCTGAAGCCCATGGACATAGTAACTACGGCCGGGGCCCTCGGGGACATCAGCGGTGCGATACGGAAGCTTCCCGGTACCCAGCCGGCGGCCGATGATGGCAGGCTACTGGTAAGGGGTGGCACGAGCAGCGAGAGCCGCATCTACATAGATGGCATGTCTGTGCAATCACCCTTTGCTACAAAGCTGCCCGCCCTGCCTACCCGCGGACGCTTTAATCCCTTCCTTTTCAAAGGTATCACCTTCAGCAGCGGAGGCTACTCAGCTGAGTACGGCCAGGCACTGAGCTCTGTGCTGATACTAAATACGAAAGACCGCCGGGCAGTGCCTACTACCGAAATAAGCCTGATGACGGTAGGTGCGGGCGCTGCGCACGAGCAGCCCTGGAAAAGGGGCAGCCTGGCCCTGCGTGCGGACTATACTAACCTGCAGCCTTACCAGGGAATGATGAACTCGGAACGAGACTGGCAGAAAGCGCCCCGTGGCTGGAACGGCCAGCTATCACTACAGCAGGAAACGGGAGCGCATGGCCTGTGGAAGACCTTTGCCCAATACAGCAGCAATAAGCTGGCATTTAGGCAGAAAGAGCCTTTCCCCGGTGTGCCTGATGCCCTGAACCTGAAAAATGACTATTTCTATGGACAGACAGGCTG
It contains:
- a CDS encoding EI24 domain-containing protein — translated: MNVLSQFWVGFRKYPAAWRFLKEHGLMPWLWGTALCNLVLFSVTIWLALYFATDLTDYLTALTGWEAEETGWRSALQVILLFLIRVVFVLICFKVYRYLVLTVMAPVLAFLSEEIQERLTGYYKPFSWPTLWRDTRRGIAIALINFIIEIGLTILLVLVGWVVPLLAPFVPPVIFIVESYFIGFSMLDYRNEFIGLGSKESRRSINRHYGLVLGNGVMFNLMMFVPVIGVLIAPVLSLTAAGLAYNEIDNPENYAYTIQKSLLRKDT
- a CDS encoding thermonuclease family protein yields the protein MKILLSLLLSVTLVAGAFAKETVNGKVMEVREGDHLVISVGDGVMVNVRLDEIDCPEQGQPFFDDAKRFTEKLTLGKDVSVEVSEKKANGTLIGIVSLVKKEQVLNYELVEAGYAWHMQQGLTYTEHTDSLLDLMDKAQEKGKGLWKEGNPVAPWAYRQRQNMYEAKSSMD
- a CDS encoding glucose 1-dehydrogenase codes for the protein MYHYQNKTIIVTGGGQGIGRGLVQAFARAGGNVIIAEADEEAGRDCERLVKEENGEAFFIKTDVGSEGSVQEMLEMTRARYGAIDVLINNAGLSEFKPLEEIEVAEFDRVLAVNLRGAFMCSKYAAPDLKERKGVILNMCSTRHLMSEPGSEAYAASKGGIASLTHALAISLQHKVRVNAISPGWIEVRDWQKPSEKEEVNHREVDKEQHPVGRVGEPEDIAKAALYLCDNEASGFVTGQNFVIDGGMTVKMIYAH
- a CDS encoding phage holin family protein → MWEALLKIMGNLVAGMVIIAIIDSIRIREFGDNFLVALVIALINAALVPLLNMLGFPLPYLLVGLSILLIDGLIVRYIHLAVAGFSAQGIRCSLLFGGLMAVVNILLMLAL
- a CDS encoding transporter substrate-binding domain-containing protein codes for the protein MQLRYVLPLALFMFIALVPALSFAQEEQDSTLLNRELVIGTKEVAPFVMRKEGDWQGMSIDLWRNIARHMGVTYTFKEYDLPTLIEKVESGELDAAVAAITITEDRERVIDFSFPYYQTGLGIATRSREKSLIESFMAFFNLDFFKAVGALLLVLLVFGLLVWLFERRSNREQFGGSPVKGIAQGLWWSAVTMTTVGYGDKAPVTTGGRIVALVWMFMALIIISSFTAAIASSLTINQMNHLVDGPEDLDNVEVGSVASTSSAAYLQKREINYRRYDNVVEAVDALESGEIDAVVYDAPVLKYILKEKKSEELQVLPQVFNKFYYGIALPQGSPLREKINLVMLENMAKTEWKETIDRYLESDENP
- a CDS encoding metallophosphoesterase, with the translated sequence MKIGLLSDTHSYLDDKIFEYFDACDEIWHGGDIGNVEVADRLEAFKPLRAVWGNVDGHDLRARYPEHMRWECEGKKIYMTHIGGKPPTYNPDVRHRMNGNMPDIFICGHSHILRVMKDPKRPGLLYLNPGAAGKHGFHKVKTMLRFDIEGGKIFNMEVIELGKRGTLV